A genomic region of Aureimonas populi contains the following coding sequences:
- a CDS encoding choline ABC transporter substrate-binding protein — protein sequence MLAAGLFASSAFAAEPDACRAVRLADVGWTDITATTATASVVLEALGYQPQTSILALPVTFASLANGDIDVFLGNWMPTMEADIAPYRDDGRIEVVRTNLEGAKYTLAVPRYLYEAGLDDFSKIDEFREELGGRIYGIEPGNDGNRLILDMIEADQFGLSGFELVESSEQGMLSQVARQTRAEQPIVFLGWEPHPMNANFEIEYLEGGDEVFGPDLGGAVVDTNTRANYAQECPNVGAFLANLAFTLEMENEIMGAILNDGAQPEDAAREWLAAHTEVLDAWLEGVTTFTGEPGLERVRAAIAG from the coding sequence ATGCTGGCTGCGGGGCTTTTCGCCTCGTCCGCTTTCGCCGCAGAGCCCGATGCTTGCCGCGCCGTGCGGCTGGCCGATGTCGGCTGGACCGACATCACCGCGACGACGGCGACCGCCTCCGTGGTGCTCGAGGCGCTCGGCTACCAGCCGCAGACCAGCATCCTCGCCCTGCCCGTCACCTTCGCCTCGCTTGCCAACGGCGACATCGACGTCTTCCTCGGCAACTGGATGCCCACCATGGAGGCCGATATCGCGCCCTACCGCGACGACGGGCGCATCGAGGTGGTGCGCACCAATCTGGAAGGGGCGAAATACACGCTCGCCGTGCCGCGCTACCTCTACGAGGCGGGCCTCGACGACTTCTCCAAGATCGACGAGTTCCGCGAAGAACTGGGCGGGCGCATCTACGGCATCGAGCCCGGCAATGACGGCAACCGGCTGATCCTGGACATGATCGAGGCGGACCAGTTCGGCCTTTCCGGCTTCGAGCTGGTGGAATCCTCCGAGCAGGGGATGCTGAGCCAGGTGGCGCGCCAGACGCGCGCCGAGCAGCCCATCGTTTTCCTCGGCTGGGAACCGCACCCGATGAACGCCAATTTCGAGATCGAGTATCTGGAAGGCGGCGACGAGGTGTTCGGCCCCGATCTCGGCGGCGCGGTGGTGGACACCAACACGCGTGCGAACTACGCGCAGGAATGCCCGAATGTCGGCGCGTTCCTGGCCAATCTCGCCTTCACGCTGGAGATGGAGAACGAGATCATGGGCGCGATCCTGAACGACGGGGCGCAGCCGGAGGACGCCGCGCGGGAGTGGCTGGCCGCCCATACCGAGGTTCTCGACGCCTGGCTGGAGGGCGTCACCACCTTCACCGGCGAGCCGGGCCTGGAAAGGGTCCGCGCGGCGATTGCCGGATAG
- the ctaD gene encoding cytochrome c oxidase subunit I produces the protein MSRVPDIETPFASAPKPDPVRLHRALHEIWKTEPGLGRLAAVNHTIIGRRFMLAAFFFFAVGGVLSMLIRAQLATPNSAFVGPDYYNQIFTMHGTVMMFLFAIPMFEGFAIYMLPKILGARDLAFPRLGAYGFWCYIFGGSILLAAMAAGVAPDSGWFMYTPLSSGVYSPGINADVWLLGITFVEISAIAAAVEIVVTILTMRAPGMSLDKMPLLGWYLLVTAGMMLVGFPPLILGSIFLEVERAFDIPFFDPVRGGDSLLWQHLFWLFGHPEVYIIFLPAAGALSTMIPALARREIVGYTWIVVSVIAVGFISFGLWVHHMFTVGIPHLALAFFSAASALVAIPTAVQIFAWLATLLDGRPQLKLPMLYVFGFFFVFVCGGLTGVMVAVVPFDWQAHDTYFVVAHLHYVLVGGFVFPMLAAAYYWLPHVTGRMSSFGLGKVAFWLIFVGFNATFFLMHLTGLRGMPRRIDSYPAEAGWTWLNLLSSVGGFVMTMGFILFVVDMILQLRFAKRAPRNPWEAKTLEWATPVPPPSYAFASLPHVQSREPLRQSPDLGRRLAAGEGYLAFTRNNWQETLRVHPVTGAAESVVVLPRRTFLPLWTALVTSTIFLSLLFSLYWLTPFAFLATVATLLLWTRGQGNLVDYGPLPIGRGRSVPVAEETEASPAVWAMAGVLIANLSLFGSLLFGALFLWLVAPSWPPPELMRTGRGLIVIVLGAVFFAATAGRHAAALNRAGHPRRNISLIGCAVAHAVALSALALILAYHLPDPTAHAYAAVTLALLSYVAMQSFVGLLLAGVGFQRCKLGYVSPNRRGALTIGQLWHDYTALTALVALGLAVLLPTLVAVGPA, from the coding sequence GTGAGCCGCGTTCCCGATATCGAGACCCCCTTCGCATCCGCGCCCAAGCCCGACCCCGTCCGGCTGCACCGCGCCCTGCACGAAATCTGGAAGACGGAGCCGGGCCTCGGGCGGCTGGCGGCGGTGAACCACACCATCATCGGCCGCCGCTTCATGCTGGCCGCCTTCTTCTTCTTCGCGGTCGGCGGCGTGCTTTCCATGCTGATCCGCGCGCAGCTCGCCACGCCCAACAGCGCCTTCGTGGGCCCGGACTACTACAACCAGATCTTCACCATGCACGGCACGGTGATGATGTTCCTCTTCGCCATTCCGATGTTCGAGGGGTTCGCCATCTACATGCTGCCGAAGATCCTGGGCGCGCGCGACCTCGCCTTTCCGCGCCTGGGGGCCTACGGCTTCTGGTGCTACATCTTCGGCGGGTCGATCCTGCTGGCCGCCATGGCGGCGGGCGTGGCGCCGGACAGCGGCTGGTTCATGTACACGCCGCTGTCGTCCGGCGTGTATTCGCCCGGCATCAATGCCGACGTCTGGCTGCTGGGCATCACTTTCGTGGAGATTTCCGCCATCGCGGCGGCGGTGGAAATCGTGGTCACGATCCTGACCATGCGTGCGCCCGGCATGTCGCTCGACAAGATGCCGCTGCTCGGCTGGTACCTGCTCGTCACCGCCGGGATGATGCTGGTGGGCTTCCCGCCGCTCATTCTCGGCTCGATCTTCCTGGAGGTGGAGCGCGCTTTCGACATCCCCTTCTTCGACCCCGTGCGGGGCGGGGACTCGCTTCTGTGGCAGCACCTCTTCTGGCTGTTCGGCCATCCGGAGGTCTACATCATCTTCCTGCCGGCGGCCGGCGCGCTTTCCACCATGATCCCGGCGCTGGCGAGGCGCGAGATCGTCGGCTACACCTGGATCGTGGTCTCGGTCATCGCTGTGGGGTTCATCTCCTTCGGCCTGTGGGTGCACCACATGTTCACGGTGGGCATCCCGCATCTGGCGCTCGCCTTCTTCTCGGCCGCCTCGGCGCTGGTCGCCATTCCCACGGCGGTGCAGATCTTCGCCTGGCTGGCGACGCTCCTGGACGGGCGGCCGCAGCTCAAGCTGCCCATGCTCTACGTCTTCGGCTTCTTCTTCGTCTTCGTGTGCGGCGGGCTGACGGGGGTGATGGTGGCGGTGGTGCCGTTCGACTGGCAGGCGCACGACACCTATTTCGTGGTCGCGCACCTGCATTACGTGCTCGTCGGCGGCTTCGTCTTTCCCATGCTGGCGGCGGCCTATTACTGGCTGCCGCACGTCACCGGCCGCATGTCGTCCTTCGGCCTCGGCAAGGTGGCGTTCTGGCTGATCTTCGTGGGCTTCAACGCGACCTTCTTCCTGATGCACCTGACGGGACTGAGGGGAATGCCGCGCAGGATCGATTCCTATCCCGCCGAGGCAGGATGGACGTGGCTCAACCTCCTCTCCTCGGTGGGCGGGTTCGTCATGACGATGGGCTTCATCCTTTTCGTCGTCGACATGATCCTGCAATTGCGCTTCGCCAAGCGTGCGCCGCGCAACCCCTGGGAGGCCAAGACGCTGGAATGGGCGACGCCCGTGCCGCCGCCCTCCTATGCCTTCGCCTCGCTGCCCCATGTGCAGTCGCGCGAGCCGCTGCGCCAGTCGCCGGACCTCGGGCGGCGGCTTGCGGCGGGCGAGGGCTATCTCGCCTTCACGCGCAACAATTGGCAGGAGACGCTGCGCGTGCACCCCGTGACGGGGGCGGCCGAGAGCGTGGTGGTGCTGCCCCGGCGCACTTTCCTGCCGCTCTGGACGGCGCTCGTCACCTCCACCATCTTCCTGTCCCTGCTGTTCAGCCTTTACTGGCTGACGCCTTTCGCCTTCCTCGCCACCGTTGCCACGCTGCTCCTGTGGACGCGCGGGCAGGGCAATCTCGTCGATTACGGGCCTCTGCCCATCGGGCGCGGCCGATCCGTGCCCGTGGCCGAAGAGACGGAGGCCTCGCCGGCGGTCTGGGCGATGGCGGGGGTTCTCATCGCCAATCTTTCGCTGTTCGGCTCGCTCCTCTTCGGGGCCCTGTTCCTCTGGCTCGTGGCGCCCTCCTGGCCGCCACCGGAGCTGATGCGCACCGGGCGTGGGCTGATCGTCATCGTCTTGGGCGCGGTGTTCTTCGCGGCCACGGCCGGGCGCCATGCCGCCGCGCTCAACCGGGCCGGCCATCCGCGGCGGAACATCTCGCTGATCGGCTGCGCGGTGGCGCACGCCGTCGCCCTTTCGGCGCTGGCGCTGATCCTCGCCTACCACCTGCCGGACCCGACGGCGCACGCCTATGCGGCGGTGACGCTGGCGCTCCTCTCCTATGTGGCGATGCAGAGCTTCGTCGGGCTGCTGCTGGCGGGCGTCGGCTTCCAGCGCTGCAAGCTGGGCTATGTCTCGCCCAACCGGCGAGGCGCGCTGACGATCGGCCAGCTCTGGCACGACTATACGGCGCTGACGGCGCTCGTCGCCCTGGGGCTGGCGGTTCTCCTGCCCACGCTCGTGGCCGTGGGGCCGGCGTGA
- the coxB gene encoding cytochrome c oxidase subunit II: MNLSRAARIGTLALAGLSLAACGGPLSALDPAGPAAAHIAQIWNVMLVGATLLFLLVMVLFALAFLKPQWRWSERAGFRWLLYGGFVMPLTVLTALLFYALAGGERLLAHPEAEGLVRVEAEARRWQWTFRYPDAEGAGESVDVLHIPAGRPVDVVITSRDVIHSFWVPRLGGKLDAIPGHTNILRIEADTEGTYGGICSEYCGFGHAAMSFTVVAHPPEDYEAALAAQEAGQ; encoded by the coding sequence GTGAACCTATCGCGCGCGGCGAGAATTGGCACCCTCGCGCTGGCCGGCCTTTCCCTCGCCGCCTGCGGGGGGCCGCTCTCCGCGCTGGACCCGGCCGGGCCGGCCGCCGCCCATATCGCGCAGATCTGGAACGTCATGCTGGTGGGGGCGACGCTGCTCTTCCTCCTGGTGATGGTGCTGTTCGCGCTGGCGTTCCTCAAGCCGCAATGGCGCTGGAGCGAGAGGGCGGGCTTCCGCTGGCTCCTCTATGGCGGCTTCGTCATGCCGCTGACGGTGCTCACCGCGCTTCTCTTCTATGCGCTGGCGGGCGGAGAACGCCTGCTGGCGCATCCGGAGGCGGAGGGGCTGGTGCGCGTGGAGGCCGAGGCGCGCCGCTGGCAGTGGACCTTCCGCTACCCCGATGCGGAAGGGGCGGGGGAAAGCGTGGACGTGCTGCACATTCCGGCCGGGCGGCCGGTGGATGTCGTCATCACCTCGCGGGACGTGATCCATTCCTTCTGGGTGCCGCGCCTCGGCGGCAAGCTGGACGCCATTCCCGGCCACACCAACATCCTGCGCATCGAAGCCGACACGGAAGGGACCTATGGCGGTATCTGCTCCGAATATTGCGGGTTCGGTCACGCCGCCATGAGCTTTACCGTCGTCGCACACCCGCCTGAAGACTACGAGGCGGCCCTTGCCGCGCAGGAGGCCGGTCAGTGA
- a CDS encoding DUF2231 domain-containing protein, translating into MSKSKNSSNPIIADIAEHDIQSAVAVAGHPLHAMSVHFPIVLVIATLGCDLIYWFSGDPFFLRAGVWTAGFAFVSGVAAGMVGTAELILVKGIRIRAASWTHAVAAMTLISIAGANWGVRLVDPAQVLPLGLFLSVIASGVTGLAGWYGGKLVFDHGIGIVISEDG; encoded by the coding sequence ATGTCGAAATCCAAGAATTCCAGCAACCCGATCATCGCCGATATCGCGGAGCACGACATCCAGTCCGCCGTCGCGGTGGCCGGGCATCCGCTTCACGCGATGAGCGTGCACTTTCCCATCGTCCTCGTCATCGCCACGCTCGGCTGCGACCTGATCTACTGGTTCTCGGGCGACCCGTTCTTCCTGCGCGCGGGCGTCTGGACGGCCGGCTTCGCGTTCGTCTCGGGCGTGGCGGCCGGCATGGTGGGCACCGCCGAGCTGATCCTGGTGAAAGGCATCCGCATCCGCGCCGCGAGCTGGACGCACGCCGTCGCGGCCATGACGCTGATCTCCATCGCCGGCGCCAACTGGGGCGTGCGTCTGGTCGATCCGGCTCAGGTTCTGCCGCTCGGCCTGTTCCTGTCGGTCATCGCGTCCGGCGTCACCGGGCTTGCGGGCTGGTACGGGGGCAAGCTGGTGTTCGATCATGGCATCGGCATCGTGATTTCGGAAGACGGCTGA
- a CDS encoding CopD family protein: MIVWLKAFHIIALSIWCAGLITVPAMLARRTPGLAGEPLYELQKITRFAFVVVISPAAFIAIGTGTALIFARETFTFWFAIKLLLVGVLAKLHIRAGASVVEVFKEDGTYPLWRMALGMSLVALVVAGILVAVLAKPTMEELGIPAGLMRPGGLGQWLGFAPQPSSEITMPMP; the protein is encoded by the coding sequence ATGATCGTCTGGCTCAAGGCCTTCCATATCATCGCGTTGTCTATCTGGTGCGCGGGTCTCATCACGGTGCCGGCCATGCTGGCCAGGCGCACGCCGGGGCTTGCCGGCGAGCCTCTTTACGAGTTGCAGAAGATCACCCGCTTCGCCTTCGTGGTGGTGATCTCGCCGGCCGCCTTCATCGCCATCGGCACGGGCACGGCGCTGATCTTCGCGCGTGAGACCTTCACCTTCTGGTTCGCGATCAAGCTCCTGCTCGTCGGCGTCCTCGCCAAGCTGCATATCCGCGCGGGCGCCTCGGTGGTGGAGGTGTTCAAGGAGGATGGCACCTATCCGCTGTGGCGCATGGCGCTGGGCATGTCGCTCGTGGCGCTTGTCGTCGCCGGCATTCTCGTCGCCGTCCTCGCCAAGCCGACCATGGAAGAGCTCGGCATTCCCGCCGGGCTGATGCGCCCCGGGGGGCTAGGGCAATGGCTGGGCTTTGCGCCTCAGCCGTCTTCCGAAATCACGATGCCGATGCCATGA
- a CDS encoding cytochrome c oxidase assembly protein yields the protein MRETVVLPFCGAPPLPGELWMRWTLDPVLIGLLALVPALYLTFVPKGEGRERAFFWLGWATLVVAFVSPLCALSAALFSARVAHHVLLVAVAAPLLALANPWRARMALPYPALWLLIHAFALWFWHAPIPYEAALRSDALYWLMQLSLLGSALLFWSSALSGRHAAMTAPVTLLAAMMQMGLLGALITFAPRPLYTAHALSTEPFGLTPLADQQLAGLIMWAPGALPYLVAALAFAASALRGAAAGSAPSR from the coding sequence ATGAGGGAAACGGTCGTCCTGCCGTTCTGCGGAGCGCCGCCGCTGCCGGGCGAGCTTTGGATGCGCTGGACGCTGGATCCGGTCCTCATCGGCCTTCTGGCTCTGGTGCCGGCGCTGTATCTGACCTTCGTGCCCAAGGGGGAGGGGCGCGAGCGCGCCTTCTTCTGGCTCGGCTGGGCAACGCTCGTCGTCGCCTTCGTCTCTCCGCTCTGCGCGCTTTCGGCCGCGCTCTTCTCGGCGCGTGTCGCCCATCACGTGCTGCTCGTGGCGGTGGCCGCGCCGCTGCTCGCGCTCGCCAACCCCTGGCGCGCGCGCATGGCGCTGCCCTATCCGGCGCTGTGGCTCCTGATCCACGCCTTCGCCCTCTGGTTCTGGCATGCGCCGATTCCGTACGAGGCGGCCTTGCGCTCGGATGCGCTCTACTGGCTGATGCAGCTCAGCCTTCTCGGCTCGGCCCTCCTCTTCTGGTCCAGCGCGCTTTCGGGCCGCCACGCCGCGATGACGGCGCCCGTGACGCTGCTGGCGGCGATGATGCAGATGGGCCTTCTGGGCGCGCTCATCACCTTCGCGCCGCGCCCGCTCTATACCGCGCACGCGCTCTCGACCGAGCCCTTCGGCCTCACCCCGCTGGCGGACCAGCAGCTTGCCGGCCTCATCATGTGGGCGCCGGGCGCGCTGCCCTACCTCGTCGCCGCGCTCGCCTTCGCGGCTTCGGCCCTGCGCGGCGCTGCCGCCGGGAGCGCGCCGTCTCGATGA
- a CDS encoding N-acetylmuramic acid 6-phosphate etherase — protein MGETPETEAADPRFRDLETRPLADTLAALLAGQGRAIEAVSAALPALEGAVAAARPRIEAGGRLVYCGAGTSGRLGLLDAVELRPTFGWPADRALAILAGGPESLLAAREGAEDDAEAGGHGVDALDLGASDVLLAIAASGRTPFTLAACRRAGERGALTIAFANSAGSPLLSAAEHGVLLRTGPEVLAGSTRLAAGTSQKIALNLFSTALMISLGRVKGGRMVAMRASNAKLRARAASMLVAISGCEPEEGMRTLEACDFDVTAALRLLSQGGGGE, from the coding sequence ATGGGTGAGACGCCCGAGACCGAAGCGGCCGACCCGCGCTTCCGAGACCTGGAAACGCGCCCGCTGGCCGATACGCTGGCCGCGCTCCTGGCCGGGCAGGGGCGGGCGATCGAGGCTGTCTCCGCCGCCCTGCCGGCGCTGGAGGGAGCGGTCGCCGCCGCGCGACCGCGCATCGAGGCGGGCGGGCGGCTGGTCTATTGCGGGGCGGGAACCTCCGGCCGGCTCGGCCTTCTCGACGCCGTCGAGCTGCGCCCGACCTTCGGCTGGCCCGCCGACCGCGCGCTGGCGATCCTGGCGGGCGGGCCCGAAAGCCTGCTCGCCGCCCGCGAAGGCGCCGAGGACGACGCCGAGGCCGGCGGCCATGGGGTGGACGCTCTTGATCTGGGCGCGAGCGACGTTCTCCTCGCCATCGCCGCCAGCGGCCGCACGCCCTTCACGCTGGCGGCCTGCCGGCGGGCGGGGGAGCGCGGCGCGCTGACGATCGCCTTCGCCAACAGCGCCGGCAGCCCGCTGCTCTCGGCGGCCGAGCACGGTGTGCTGCTGCGCACGGGGCCGGAGGTTCTGGCAGGCTCGACGCGCCTCGCAGCCGGCACCTCGCAGAAGATCGCGCTCAACCTCTTCTCCACCGCGCTGATGATCTCGCTCGGCCGCGTGAAGGGCGGACGGATGGTGGCGATGCGCGCCTCCAACGCCAAGCTGCGGGCGCGGGCGGCCTCGATGCTGGTGGCGATCAGCGGTTGCGAGCCGGAAGAGGGGATGCGGACGCTGGAGGCCTGCGACTTCGACGTGACGGCCGCGCTGCGCCTCCTCTCGCAAGGGGGAGGCGGCGAGTGA